The Pelorhabdus rhamnosifermentans genome includes a window with the following:
- a CDS encoding reverse transcriptase domain-containing protein, with the protein MAAALKPYLTSSYTHVKGNGGVKGTARWLISQFGHFQFVARFDIASYYQSIRHETLLKQLNQLLVNKPIQSMVKDYLSIPDTINTGVEMVARGSLSSLLGALYLLPLDYAMCEHQQVFYVRYMDDILILAKKRWQLHSAIKTVYAVTKSLGLGPHQKEKRFIGKISNGFDFLGYQFQPGQKLRPSTESLRRLVERARRLYEQGNDINCLRQYVTRWVSWIRGRLSDVVSLAGGIRKYWIYVLQALKIEQNSQYILASKEAL; encoded by the coding sequence ATGGCTGCTGCACTAAAGCCATACCTAACATCCTCCTATACACATGTAAAAGGAAATGGCGGTGTCAAAGGCACCGCCCGCTGGCTAATAAGTCAGTTTGGGCATTTTCAATTTGTTGCCCGTTTTGATATTGCATCTTATTACCAATCCATACGTCATGAAACTCTGTTAAAGCAGCTAAATCAATTACTAGTGAATAAACCCATTCAATCAATGGTCAAAGACTATTTAAGCATTCCCGACACAATAAACACCGGAGTCGAAATGGTTGCCAGAGGTTCTTTATCTTCTTTGCTGGGCGCTCTCTATTTATTACCCCTAGACTATGCCATGTGTGAACACCAACAGGTATTTTATGTGAGATACATGGATGACATTTTAATTTTAGCGAAGAAGAGATGGCAACTTCATTCTGCGATTAAGACTGTTTACGCTGTAACAAAATCGCTAGGTCTTGGCCCGCATCAAAAAGAGAAGCGATTTATTGGAAAAATCAGCAACGGTTTTGATTTTCTCGGCTATCAGTTTCAACCCGGACAAAAACTCCGTCCATCCACTGAAAGTCTGCGCCGCCTGGTGGAACGTGCTCGTCGGCTTTATGAGCAAGGAAACGATATCAATTGTCTCCGGCAGTACGTTACGCGCTGGGTGAGCTGGATTCGAGGCAGACTGTCAGATGTAGTATCGCTGGCTGGCGGCATTCGTAAATACTGGATCTATGTATTACAAGCACTTAAAATTGAACAAAATAGCCAATACATTCTTGCCAGTAAAGAAGCTCTTTAA
- a CDS encoding purple acid phosphatase family protein, whose protein sequence is MKKKYLPLLIGITLAVNISVTPLNFAFANEYDQTAINGDLNALSLPDHISLTWSANPANTMTVTWRTNKEVKNCAIEYQEVHGKTSTVIVEPRALKSAATDKIQGEANLYSVTLHDLKPGTKYLYRIRNDNNQWTDYSSFTTESSETLKNNKFKFIVFGDSQSGNAEVPNYTPFHLTLTNAFQANPDASFFINMGDLVEKGQDYQHWNNWFSATKGVIDKIPDMVVQGNHETYNAEDWNSTKPEYFVQQFNVFQNGPEGLKGQTYSYNYGKVHFVVLDSQYEEESEDAEGHIDQNKERDMLKMQAQWLKADLDANRDAVFTLAFFHKTPYYNKGIRSNVLLKEAFTPVFDEYHVDMVFNGHDHATSRTFPIYHDTFVQSPTQGTVYYVTGRSGAKYYADLTQKVWDAKFFDPQDMPDYQTVELNGQKFTVKAFKQDGTLVDTYVIDKEHPENDTSNSENLPARYNTKQEIPAIGDSVKLILFGNMSNGRTSKATLVDGKAYADIQTVASYAGGSYDADSKVLTVPLSLQKTFQLTDDMLTDKGTKVSIDALNNMGWSNHYDDKYNMVFIDIYLVD, encoded by the coding sequence ATGAAGAAAAAATATTTACCATTACTTATCGGCATCACCCTTGCCGTTAATATTAGCGTAACACCGCTTAATTTTGCTTTTGCCAATGAATATGATCAAACCGCGATTAATGGTGATTTGAATGCCCTTTCGCTGCCAGATCATATATCATTGACTTGGTCAGCAAACCCTGCCAATACCATGACTGTAACTTGGCGCACCAATAAGGAAGTAAAAAATTGTGCAATTGAGTACCAAGAGGTACACGGTAAAACCAGTACGGTCATAGTAGAGCCGCGGGCGTTAAAGAGTGCCGCTACTGATAAAATCCAAGGTGAAGCTAATTTATACAGCGTTACCTTACATGACCTTAAGCCGGGAACCAAATATTTATACCGCATCCGCAACGATAATAACCAATGGACAGATTATTCCTCTTTTACAACAGAGTCTTCAGAGACATTAAAAAATAACAAGTTTAAATTTATTGTGTTTGGCGACAGCCAAAGCGGCAATGCCGAAGTACCTAATTATACGCCCTTTCATTTAACCCTTACCAATGCCTTCCAGGCTAATCCTGACGCCAGCTTTTTTATCAATATGGGTGACTTGGTGGAAAAGGGGCAGGATTACCAGCACTGGAATAACTGGTTCAGTGCAACCAAAGGAGTAATTGATAAAATTCCCGATATGGTCGTACAAGGAAATCATGAAACCTATAATGCTGAAGACTGGAATAGCACCAAACCAGAATATTTTGTGCAGCAATTTAATGTGTTTCAAAATGGCCCGGAAGGCTTAAAAGGACAAACCTATTCTTATAATTACGGCAAAGTACACTTTGTGGTGCTAGACAGCCAATATGAAGAAGAAAGTGAAGATGCTGAGGGGCATATAGACCAAAACAAGGAAAGAGACATGCTGAAAATGCAGGCGCAATGGCTTAAAGCTGATTTAGACGCCAACAGAGACGCCGTCTTTACGCTGGCCTTTTTCCACAAAACTCCATACTATAATAAAGGCATCCGTTCTAATGTATTGTTGAAAGAAGCCTTTACCCCGGTTTTTGATGAGTATCATGTTGATATGGTGTTTAACGGCCATGATCATGCCACTTCCAGAACTTTCCCCATTTATCATGATACTTTTGTCCAAAGTCCGACCCAAGGTACGGTATATTATGTTACCGGACGTAGCGGTGCCAAATATTACGCGGATTTAACCCAGAAAGTCTGGGATGCCAAGTTCTTTGATCCCCAGGATATGCCTGATTACCAAACGGTGGAACTGAACGGCCAAAAGTTTACGGTAAAAGCCTTTAAACAGGATGGTACTTTAGTTGATACTTACGTTATCGATAAAGAGCATCCGGAAAACGATACTAGCAATAGCGAAAACCTCCCGGCAAGATATAATACTAAACAAGAAATCCCAGCCATCGGTGATAGCGTAAAATTAATTCTCTTCGGCAACATGTCTAATGGCAGGACGAGCAAGGCCACCCTTGTCGACGGCAAAGCCTATGCTGATATTCAGACCGTAGCCTCTTACGCTGGTGGGAGCTATGATGCAGACAGCAAAGTTCTTACTGTGCCGCTGTCTTTACAGAAAACATTCCAGCTTACCGACGATATGTTAACCGATAAGGGTACCAAAGTTTCTATCGATGCGCTCAACAACATGGGCTGGTCCAACCACTATGATGATAAATACAATATGGTGTTTATTGATATCTATTTAGTAGACTAG
- a CDS encoding metallophosphoesterase, whose product MKQLVLSRRGFIKKAAVTGLVTAVSGSLTGLISCNSAMAAAAPSQENLVGKFGIITDIHHAIKADDINGYACEYYNAALGKVDVFIKQMNSMNMPFIIANGDFNDQPADGSGSPAEMKDACLKYTTEVEAAFSQFNGNRYHVMGNHEMEFCTKEEFASKVVNTGIPAKEGVYYYSFNSGKMHFVVLDAAYKADGTPLGVNTSFSWKDTFIPKQQLAWLKSDLAANNAPTIIFVHQLLEIPPANVEPPHAVSDAAEVRAILEDSQQVVAVLQGHYHHGSFEELNGIHYVNLAANDGYGSDPVIHNQYSVVEVHQTGNGKYQVNLTGYGMQPSYTFPALIKQ is encoded by the coding sequence ACTTAGCCGAAGAGGTTTTATCAAGAAGGCTGCTGTAACTGGGCTTGTAACAGCAGTAAGCGGATCGTTGACAGGGTTAATATCATGTAATTCGGCAATGGCTGCTGCCGCACCATCTCAAGAAAACCTGGTTGGCAAATTTGGAATAATTACCGACATCCATCATGCTATTAAAGCTGATGATATAAACGGTTACGCCTGCGAGTACTATAATGCGGCGCTTGGTAAAGTCGACGTTTTTATAAAACAAATGAACAGCATGAACATGCCATTTATTATTGCAAACGGAGACTTTAACGATCAACCGGCCGATGGCAGCGGCAGCCCAGCGGAGATGAAAGATGCTTGTTTAAAATACACCACAGAAGTTGAAGCCGCTTTTTCACAATTTAACGGCAACCGCTACCACGTTATGGGCAACCACGAGATGGAATTTTGCACCAAGGAGGAATTTGCCTCCAAAGTAGTTAACACCGGTATTCCTGCGAAAGAAGGAGTTTATTACTATTCCTTCAACTCCGGCAAAATGCATTTTGTCGTACTTGATGCCGCCTACAAGGCTGATGGTACCCCATTAGGCGTAAATACTAGTTTCAGCTGGAAAGATACTTTCATCCCTAAACAACAATTAGCTTGGTTAAAATCTGATTTAGCAGCCAATAATGCGCCGACGATTATTTTTGTCCATCAATTATTGGAGATTCCCCCCGCCAATGTCGAGCCGCCCCATGCTGTTTCAGACGCCGCTGAAGTCCGCGCCATTTTAGAAGACTCTCAGCAGGTGGTAGCCGTACTTCAAGGACATTATCATCATGGCAGTTTCGAGGAGTTGAATGGCATTCATTACGTCAATTTGGCAGCAAATGATGGTTATGGCAGCGATCCGGTCATCCATAATCAATACTCGGTTGTTGAGGTACATCAAACAGGAAACGGGAAATATCAAGTTAATCTTACTGGTTACGGAATGCAACCATCTTATACTTTCCCTGCTTTAATCAAACAATAA